The genomic segment AGAATCCCGGGCTCGCCGCCCGGCACGGCATCCGCTCGATTCCCACGATCCTGTTCGTGAAGGATGGCAAGGTCGTCGATCAGGTGATCGGCGCGGTCCCGAGGACTCAGCTGCAGAAGAAACTGGACGCGCTCGCCTGACCTGGGCGTCGAGGCGCCCCACGTATCGGTACCGCGGGAAAAAACGTCCCTTCACTGGCTCCCACCCGTGACGAGTTCCGCGCGCTCGCGGGCCAGGGAAACCTCGTCCCGGTCTTCGCCGAGCTGCCGGCGGACCTCGACACGCCGCTCTCCGCGTACCTGAGGCTGCGCCCGGGCCCCTATTCCTTCCTGCTCGAGTCGGTCGAGGGCGGCGAGAAGTGGGCGCGCTATTCCTTCCTGGGGACCGATCCCCTCATGATCCTCAGCGCCAAGAACGGGCAGATCTCGCTTCAGCGGGCCGGGCGCGTCGAGCGCCTGCCCGATGGCAACCCGCTCCAGGCGCTGCGCGGCCTGCTCCGACAGTTCCAGCCGGTCAGCGTGCCGGGACTGCCGCGCTTCCAGGGCGGCGCCGTCGGCTACCTGGCCTACGACATGGTCCGCCACATGGAGCGGCTGCCGGCGACGGCGCACGATGACCTCCAACTGCCCGACGCCGTCTTCATGTTCACGGACACGCTGCTGGTGTTCGACAATCTGCGACACCGCCTGCTGGTCATCGCCAACGCCCACATCGAGGACCGCGACGACACGTCGCTCGATCAGGCCTACGACCGGGCCGCCGTCCGCATCAGCATGACGCTGGCGAAGCTCCAGCGCCCGACGCGCCCGCCGGCCCCGTTCAGCCTGGCCCCGCCCGGACCGCTGCTGGCGCTGGGCGAGGAGGGCTTCACCTCGACGATGGACGAGGCCGCGTTCACCGAGGCCGTGCGGCGGGCCAAGGAGCACATCGCCGCCGGCGACGCCTACCAGATCGTCGTCTCCCGCCGGCTCGATTGCCCGCTGACCGCCGAGCCCTTCGCCGTCTACCGGGCGCTCAGGACCATCAACCCGTCCCCCTATCTCTTCCACCTGCGCCTGGGCCGAACGACGATCGTCGGCTCGTCGCCCGAGGTGCTGGTGCGGCTGGAGGGCGACCGCGTGGAGATGCGCCCCATCGCTGGCACGAGCCCGCGCGGCGCCACCGAGGCGCAGGACAAGGCCATCGCGGAGGCGCTCCTCGCTGATCCCAAGGAGCGGGCCGAGCACGTGATGCTGGTCGACCTCGGCCGCAACGACGTCGGGCGCGTTTCCGTGCTGGGCTCGGTGAAGGTGACGGAGTTCATGGCCATCGAGCGCTACTCGCACGTCATGCACCTCGTGAGCCACGTGGTAGGCCAGCTCGCCCCCGGGGCCGACGCGCTGGACGTGCTTCCGGCGTGCTTCCCGGCCGGCACCCTCACCGGAGCGCCCAAGATCCGGGCGATGGAGATCATCGACGGGCTGGAGCCCACCCAGCGGGGCCCCTACGGGGGCGCCGTGGGCTACTTCTCCTATTCGGGCAACCTCGACTCGTGCATCACGATCCGGACGATCGTGTGTCACGACAACCGCGCGTCGGTCCAGGTGGGCGCGGGGATCGTGGCCGATTCGGATCCGAAGACCGAGTGGCTGGAGACCTGCTCGAAGGCTCGGGGCCTGGTGCTGGCCCTCCGCATGGCCGGCCCCGCGGCGCGCGCATGATCCTGGTCGTGCGAGCCGCAGCCGGAGGCGAGGCGAGCCTGTGAGCCTGGTCGTGCGAGCCGCAGCCCGCAGTTGGAGCCGCAGCCGCAGGCGAGGCGACCGATGAAGATCGAGGCGAGCCTGTGATCCTGGTCATCGACAACTACGACTCCTTCACCTACAACCTCGTCCAGTACCTGGGCGAGCTGGGAGCCATCCTCAAGGTCGTCCGCAACGACGAGCTGGACGTGGACGGGATCGCCATCCTCCGGCCCGAGCGCATCGTCATCTCGCCGGGCCCCGGCACGCCCGACCAGGCCGGCGTCTCCATCGGCGTGATCCGCCGGCTCGGCTCCACGACGCCGACCCTGGGCGTCTGTCTCGGACACCAGGCCATCGGCCGCGCCTTCGGGGCCACCGTGGGGCGCGCCCAGCGACAGATGCACGGTAAGACCTCCTCGATCGAGCACGACGGCTCCGGCGTCTTCCGGGAACTGTCGAACCCCTTCGTGGCCACGCGCTACCACTCCCTCGTCATCCTGCGCGACACCGTGCCGGACGAGCTGGAGGTGAGCGCGTGGTCGGAGGATGGCGAGATCATGGGCATCCGCCACCGGCGCCATCCGATCGAGGGCGTCCAGTTCCACCCCGAGTCGATCCTCACCGTCGAGGGCAAGTCGCTGTTGCGGAACTTCCTCGACAAACGATGAGCCCGCGCACCGCCGGGCGTTTGACCGAGAGCTCGCTCATCCGCGCCGTCCGCCAGCGCGCGGCCGGCGGCCCCGGCGTTCGCGTGGGCATCGGCGACGACTGCGCCGTGCTGGAGCCGGCGGCCGGCACCCTGCTGGTCGCGACGACCGATCTCCTCCTGGAGGACGTGCACTTCCGGCGGCGGTACGCGGAGCCGGCCGACATTGGCTGGAAGTCCGTCGCGGTGAACCTGTCCGACGTCGCATCGATGGGGGGGCGCCCCCGCTGGGCGCTCGTCGCGTTGGCCTGCCCGACCGGCACGAGTCTGGAGGAAGTGGAGGCCTTCTACGCCGGCGCGCTGGCCCTCGCCGGCGAGCATGGTGTCGCGCTGGTCGGCGGCGACACCTCGGTGTCGCCGGCGGGGTGGCTCGTCAACGTGACGGTCCTCGGCGAGGTGACGCTCGCGCCCGTCCTGCGCTCGACCGCGCGCCCCGGCGACGTCGTCGCAGTCACCGGCACGCTCGGCCGCGCGGCGGCCGGGCTGGCCGTGCTCGACCGCGCCAAGGCCCCCCCGGGCGCCCCCGCCGAGTGGCTGGCCGACGTCACCGGAGCGCACCTGCGACCCCGGCCGCGCGTCGCCGAGGGGCGGTGGCTGGCCTCCGCGGGCGGGGTCACGGCGATGATCGACCTCTCCGACGGGCTCGCCACCGACCTCGGCCACATCGCCGAGGAAAGCGGCGTGGGCGCGCGCGTCGAGATCGAGCGTCTGCCGATCGCCGAGAGCACGCGGCGCGTCGCCCGCGCACTGGGCGACGATCCTCTGGCCTGGGCCACGGGGGGCGGCGAGGATTATGAACTGCTGCTCACGTGCGAGCCCACCGCGTTCAGCCGGTTGGGCGAAGGCCTGGAGCGGGCAACGGGCGCCCGCCTGAGCCGCATCGGTGAGATCGTCGCCGACGGCGCCGTTCACTTCGTCGACGCCCGCGGGCGCGAGCGGCCCGCCACGCCGGGCTTCGAGCATTTCGTGGCGGAGCGCCGACGTGGCTGAGGGAATCGTCCTCAAGCTGCTGGTCCTGGTGGTCCTCGTCGCCTGCTCGGCCGTCCTGACGGGCGCCGAGGCGGCTTACTTCTCCCTGGGGCGCGCCCGGCTCAAGCGCCTGACCGGCGCCCAGACCGCCGACGTCATCCGCTCGCCGCTCATCGAGCGCCCCCACGACCTCCTGGTCACCCTGCTGGTGGGGATCACGCTGATCAACATCGGCGCGGCCGCGCTGGCCGCGACGGTCGCCGAGCAGGTCTTCGGCCGGCGCTACGGGCTGCTGGCCGAAATTCTCGGAATGATCCTGCTCCTGACGACCTTCGGGGAGGTCCTCCCGATGACGCTGGCCGTGAAGCATCCCGAGCGGTTCCTGGCCCTGGCCGGCGGGCCGGTGGCCTGGCTCGAGCGGTTGCTGATGCCGGTGCGGGCGATTCTGGGAGGTCTCACCACGCTGACGCTGCGGATGATCGGGCGCGACCGGACGCTGCAGCCCGAGCTGACCGAGGAGGAGCTCCGCACCCTCGTGGACGTGGGCGCCAGCGAGGGTGTCGTCGAGCGCGAAGAGCGGGAGATGATCCACAAGGTCTTCGAGCTCGAGGACACCCCGGTGCGCTCGATCATGGTGCCCCGCACCGACATGTTCTGCCTCGACGTGGAGACCCCGGTCGGCGAGATCCTGCCCGCGCTGCGCGAGAACCTCCATTCGCGCGTGCCCGTTTACGAGGGTTCGATCGACGTCATCGTCGGCCTCCTCTACACGAAGGACCTCCTGCCTTATGTCGACGGGCTGCCCCCGGACTTCGACCTGCGGGCGCACCTGCACCCGCCCTACTTCGTCCCCGAATCCAAGCGGGCGGACGTGCTGCTCCAGGAGTTCCTGGCCAAGAAGCTCCATCTGGCGATCGTCGTGGACGAGTACGGGGGCACCGCTGGGCTGGTGACGCTGGAGGACCTCCTGGAGGAGCTGGTCGGCGAGATCGCCGACGAGTACGACGAGCCGGAGCGCTTGATCCAGCGCATCGACGCCACCACCTACCGGGTGGCGGGCAAGCTGCCCATCGACGAGCTGAACGCGGTCACCGGCCTGCAGATCTCCAACACGTCGTACGACACCGTCGGAGGCTGGGTCCTCGACCTGTTCGGACGCGTGCCCCGCAAAGCGGAGCGGGCGGAGACGCCGGAGCTGACGGTCACGGTGGAGAAAGTCGAGCGGACGCGCATCGTCGAGGTGCTGGTCGAGCTCCACAACCCGGCCGAGGGGGAGGTGGCGGCGTGACGCTCCTCTGGATCGCGGCCCTGTGCCTGGGCGCCACCATGTTCTTCTCGGCGGCCGAGATGGCCTTCATCGCCGCCAACCGGCTGCGGCTGCGCCACCTCGCCGAGGAGGGCAATGGCACCGCGGCGGAGTACCTGGAGGCCTTCCGGCATCCGGAGCGCGTGCTCTCGACCGCGATGATCGGCGTCACCATCGCCCACATCGTGGCCTCGTCGGCGGCCACCTTCGGGCTGCTGCCGGTGCTGGGCGGCACCGCCCCGATCGTCGTCACCGTCGCCCTCACGCCCCTCATGCTCGTCTTCGGCGAGATCATCCCGAAAGCGATCGCGCGGGAGTGGGCGACGCCGCTGGTCCTCAAGCTCTATCGGCTCCTGACCTGGTCGGCGGTCCTGCTGGCGCCTTTCGTGGTCTTCTCGCAGACCGTGGTGGCGGGGGTGCTGCGGCTCTTCGGCGCCCGCCAGCCCGACACCCGCCACTTCGTGTCGCGCGAGGAGCTGAAGGCGCTGCTGTCCATGGAGCCCGGCGAGGCCGACGTCACCACCCAGGAAGCCGAGATGATCGACAAGATCTTCGATCTCGGCGACACGACCGTCCGCGAGGTCATGGTGCCGTTGGTGGAGGTCGTCATGCTGCCGGAGACGGCGACGCCGCGGGACGCCATCGCCCTCATCCAGCAGCGGGGCTTCTCCCGAATCCCGGTCTACCGGCAGCGAGAGACGAACATCGTGGGCGTCATTTCGGCGATGGACCTGCTGCGTCGCGGCGCCGAGGGGCGGCGCGTGGATGAGCTGATGCGGCAGCCCTACTATGTGCCGGAAACCAAGCGCATCGACGACCTGCTCCGCGAGCTGCAGCGCGGACGCATTCACATGGCCATCGTGGTCGACGAGTACGGCGGCAGCACCGGCATCGTCACCCTCGAGGACATCCTCGAGGAGATCGTGGGCGACATCCGCGACGAGCACGACCGCACGCCGGCCTCCGTCGAGCGGCTCCCGGACGGCAGCTACTGGGTGGCCGGGCGGACGAACATCGACGAGCTCAACGAGGCGCTGGACTGGACCCTGCCGAAGCGAGACTACGAGACCGTGGCCGGCCTGGTACTGGCCACGCTGGGCCGGATCCCGCGACGCGGCGAGCAGTTCCAGGTGCCGGGCTACGCGATCACCGTGCTGGAAGCCGACGAGCGGCGCGTGGCCGCGGTGAAGATCGCGCCGATGCGCGCGCCGAGCAGCGACACCCCGTCATAAGGAGGCCCTTCATGGCTGGCAAGATGGTGGAGTTCCCGTCGAACGGCACCAAGACCGCCGGTTACCTGGCCACGCCCGCCTCCGGCAAGGGGCCCGGTGTGCTCGTGATCCAGGAGTGGTGGGGGCTCGTGCGGCACGTCAAGAACGTCGCCGACCGCTTCGCGGCCGAGGGCTTCACGGCGCTGGCGCCCGACCTCTACCACGGCAAGACGGCCGCGGAGCCCGACGAGGCCGGCAAGCTCTTCATGGCCCTCAACATCGCACAGGCCGAGAAGGACCTCCGGGGGGCGGCCAAGTACCTGGCCGGCCAATCGTCCACGGCCAAGCTCGGCGCCGTCGGCTTCTGCATGGGCGGCCAGCTCGCCCTCTTCGCCGCCACGCTCAACCCGTCCATCGGCGCCTGCGTGAACTTCTACGGCGTGCATCCCAATGTGAAGCCGGATTATGCGAAGCTCAGCGGTCCGGTGCTCGGCCTCTTCGCCGAGAAGGACCAATTCGTGAGCCCATCGATTGCCAAAGGGGTGGACGCGGCCATCAAGAAGGCGGGCCAGCAGTCGGAGATCCACATCTACCCGGGCGTGGACCACGCCTTCTTCAACGACGAGCGGGCCGATGTCTACGACAAGCAGGCCGCCGACGATGCCTGGCGCCGCACCCTCGCCTTCTTCCGCAAGCACCTGAAGTAGGACCGGCCTCCAGGGACCGGAGGCGCTGGGGAGCGCGGACTAGGCCGACGCGGCGGCGGCCTTCTCCTTCTTCTTGCGCTTGCCGGGCGCGCCCGCTTGTCCCTTGGGCGCCTTCTCCTTCTTGTCGCCCTTCGACTTGCCCTTGTCCTGGGGGGCCTCGGTACGCTCGACCAGCTCGAGGAAGACCAGGGGAGCCGCGTCTCCGCGGCGAACGCCGTTCTTGATGATGCGGGTGTAGCCGCCGGGCCGATCGGCGAAGCGCGCGGCGATGGTGTCGAAGAGCCGGCCCACCACCTCCACGTCGGGCACCATCGCCAGCACCTGGCGCCGCGCGTGCAGGTTCTCGCGCTTGGCCAGGCTGATCATCTGATCGGCCAGCGGGCGCAGGGCCTTGGCCTTCGCCTCCGTGGTCGTGATCCGCTCGTGGCGGAAGAGCGCGACGAGCAGGTTGCGGAGCAGAGCCCAGCGGTGGGCCGTCACCCGCCCCAGCCGGTAACGGTGGCGCCGGTGCCTCATCGCACGACCCCTCCGCGCCCGAGCGCGCCCAGAATGGTGGGATCGATCCGCATGCCCAGCGACAGCCCCAACGCGGCCAGCGCGCTCTTGATCTCGTCGATGGACTTCTCACCGAGGTTCTTCACCTGCTCGAGATCGGCGTCGGTCTTCTGAGCGAGGTCGACCACCAGGTGGATCTCGGCGTTCTTGAGCGCGTTGATGGCGCGCGCGGGCAGCGGCAGCTCCTCCAGCGTCTTGGCCAGCGCCTCGCGGAGATACTCCTCGCCCGACGGCCCTTCGGCCTCGCCCTCCTCCTCGCCGGCGGCGATCGTCAGCGGGCTGAAGTGCGACTTGAGGTAGTTGGCCGCGCGCTCGAGCGCGTCCTCGGGGCCCACCGCGCCGTTGGTCCAGATCTCCAGCACGAGCTTCTCGTAATCGGTGATCTTGCCTAGCCGCGACATCTCCACGTTGTAGGAGACCCGCGTGATCGGCGAGTAGGCCGCGTCGAGCGGGATGGCGCCCGCGGGCGCCGGCGCCGTCTTGCGATCGGCTGCCTCGTACCCGCGGCCGACCCCCACGCCGATCTCCAGGCTCAGCCGGGCGCCGGCCTCCAGGGTCAGCAGGTGAAGCTCGGCGTTCACGATCTCCACGTCCGTCTCGGGCACGTCGGCGCCGGTGACGGCCCTGGGACCGTTAATCTGAAGTCGCAGTACCCGCGGCTCGCCCGACGGCACCTGGATGGCCAGCTTCTTAAAGTTCAGCAACACCTCGGCCGTGCTCTCGGTCACGCCGGCGATCTTTGCATCCGCGGCCTTGACGCCGTCGAATTTCACCCAGGAGACGGCCGCGCCGGGCACGAGGGCCAGCAGCGTCCGGCGGAGCGAATTACCCACGGTGAGCGCGTAGCCCTTCTCGAAGGGCTCGGCCACCAGCCGGCCGTAGCGCTCACTCAGGATCTCCCACTCGACCTTGCGAGGCTTCTGGAACGGAATGCGTGGCATAGCTCTCCCGCTACTTGCTGTACAGCTCGACGATGAGCTGCTCCGACACGGGGATCTGGATGTCTTCGCGCAACGGCTCGCTCCGGACGACGCCGCGCCGGCCGTCGGGCTGGACCTCCAGCCACTGCGGCACCTGGCCGCGGCCCGCGTTGACGTTGTCGTCGACCCGCGCCGCGTGCTTGGAGGTGGGCCGGAGCTCGACGACGTCCCCCACCTTGACCAGGTACGACGGCACCGTGACCTTTCGCCCGTTCACCTGGAAGTGACCGTGGGCGACCATCTGCCGCGACTCGCGCCGGGAGGCGGCGAAGCCGAGCCGGTGGACGACGTTGTCCAGACGCAGCTCGAGGAGCTTCAAGAGATTTTCGCCGGTGGCGCCCTTCTCCCGCTCGGCCCACTCGAAGTACCGGCGGAACTGCTTCTCCAGCACGCCGTAGATCCGCTTGGCCTTCTGCTTCTCCCGCAGCTGCACGCCGAACGGCGTCAGCTTGCCGCGGTTGAGCCCGTGCTGGCCGGGTGGGTAGTTGCGCCGCTCGATGGCGCACTTGTCGGTGAAGCAGCGGGCGCCCTTGAGGAAGAGCTTCATGCCCTCCCGCCGGCAGAGACGGCACTTGGCATCGCGGTATCGCGCCATGCGCGCCTCCTACACCCGCCGCCGCTTCGGCGGCCGGCAGCCGTCGTGCGGGATCGGCGTGACGTCCCTGATGGCGGTGATCTCCAGCCCCACCGCCTGGAGCGACCGGATCGCCGCTTCGCGCCCGGCCCCCGGCCCTTTCACGTAGACCTCGATGGACTTGAGCCCGTACTCCATCGCCTTGCGCGCCGCTTGCTCGGCGGCGGTCTGGGCGGCGAAGGGGGTGCTCTTGCGGGATCCCTTGAAGCCGGCGCTGCCCGCGCTGGCCCAGGACACCACGTTGCCCATCTTGTCGGTCATCGTCACGATCGTGTTGTTGAACGTCGCCTGGATGTGGGCGACGCCCGTCCGCACCTCTCGGCGCTCGCGCTTCTTGCCACCCTTCTTGCGCGCAACCGGCTTGGTCGGCTGCTCTGCCATACGCTAGGCTCCTGCCTTCTTGGGCGCGGCCGCCGCCGCTGTCGGGGCCGGCGCCGCCGCCACAGTCTTCTTCTTGACCATCACGCCCTTGCGCGGTCCCTTGCGCGTCCGGGCGTTGGTGTGCGTGCGCTGCCCCCGCACCGGCAGCCCCTTGCGGTGGCGGATGCCTCGGTAACAGCCGATATCCATCAGCCGCTTCACGTTCATGGAGATCTCGCGGCGCAGGTCGCCCTCGACCTTCTGCTCGCGCTCGATGATGTCGCGGATCCGGCCGACCTCGTCTTCGGTCCAGGTCTTCACGCGCTTGTTCGGATCGATGCGCGCCTGCTGGAGCACCCGCAGCGCGGCCGACCGGCCGATGCCGTAGATGTACGTGAGGGCGACCTCACCGCGCTTCTCCCGGGGCAGATCCACGCCTGCGATTCTCGCCATGCCTCATTCTCCTCTTTCGAGCGCCGGCTTCGCCGGCGCAATCCTTTCCTGGGGGAGGCCTCGGAGGGGGCCGTCGAGGCCCCTTCCGACGCTATCCTTGCCGCTGCTTGTGCCGCGGATTCTTGCAAATGATGCGGATGACGCCGCGCCGCCTGACGACCTTGCAGTGCTCGCACCGTGCCTTCACCGAAGGTCTCACCTTCATCGTCCCCTCGTCCCTCGCTCTATTCGCGCCGTTCGGGCGGCGGCTTTGCCGCCGCAATTTTCCTGGGGGGAGGTTCCGGAAGGGGGGCGAAGCCCCCCTCCGGGCTTAGGCCCCCTCCGACTATTTGAACCGGTACGTGATGCGGCCCCGCGTCAGGTCGTAGGGAGACAGCTCGACCTTGACCCGGTCGCCCGGCAGGATGCGGATGAAGTTCATCCGCATCTTGCCGCTGACGTGGGCCAGCACCCGGTGCCCGTTGTCCAGCTCGACGCGGAACATCGCGTTGGGCAACGGTTCCACGACGGTCCCCTCCACCTCGATCGCGTCTTCTTTCGTCATCTCTCGCGCTGCTTTCGCTCGGTTCGAGCGCCGGCTCCGCCGGCGCAACCCTTTGGGAAGGTTCGGAGGGGGCCGTGAGGGCCCCTCTGACCAGGGATTTCGGAGGGGGCCGTGTCCGCCCCTTCCGAGCGGGGATGGGGGGCGAAGCCCCCCTCCGAGGGTCTGCGCCGAGTGAGCACGTCCGGCCCGCTCTCCGCCACCGCGACGGTGTGCTCGAAGTGGGCGGCCAGGCTGCCGTCCTTGGTGACGGCCGTCCAGCCGTCGTCAAGGATGCGCACCTCCCAGCCGCCCATGGTCACCATCGGCTCGATGGCCAGCACCATGCCGGGGCGCAGCTCCGGGCCACGACCCGGCTCGCCGAAGTTCGGCACCTGGGGCTCCTCGTGCAGCGCGCGGCCGATGCCGTGGCCGACGAAGGCGCGCACCACCGCGAAGCCGTGCGCCTCCACGTGCTTCTGGACGGCGTGGGAGACGTCCGAGAGGCGCCGCCCTGGCCGGCACGTTTCGATGGCCAGCTCCAGGCTTCCGCGGGTGACGTCGAGGAGCTTCTGGACGGGCGGCGGCACCTCGCCGATGGCCATGGTGAAGGCGCAGTCGGCGTAGTACCCGTCCACGATGCACCCGAGGTCGAGCCCCACGATGTCCCCTTCCTTCAGCCGGCGGTGGGGCGAGGGGATGCCGTGCACCACCTCTTCGTTGATCGAGATGCACACCGTGGCCGGAAAGCCCCGATAGCCCTTGAAGGCGGGCTTGGCGCCCCGGTCCGTGATGAACGCCTCCACGTCCTCGTCGATCTCCAGCGTCGACATCCCGGCCTTGACGGTGGTGGACAGGTGGTCCATCACGTCCGCCAGGATGTGACCCCCCCGGCGCATCAGCTCGATCTCCCGCGCGGATTTTAGATCTATCATGCGCCGGCCGCCCGCCGGATGGCGCTCCGGATCGCTTCGATGGCGCCTTCGCCGGGCACGGTGTGCAAAAGCCCCCGGCTCCGGTAGTACTCGAGAAGGGGGGCGGTCTGCTTCTGGTAGACCTTCAGGCGGGTCAGCACCGTCGCCTCGCTGTCGTCCTCGCGCTGGTAGAGATCTCCTCCACACCGGTCACATACGCCCGGGCGCTTCGGGGGCGCCGACGTCAGGTGGAAGGCGGTCTGGCAGTTTCGGCAGACGCGACGTCCGGTGAGCCGGCGCAGCAGCTCGGCCTGGGAGACCTCGAAGAAGATCACGCGGCCGAGCGGCCGGTCGAGATCCTTCAGCAGCTTCTCCAGCGCCTCCGCCTGGGGGATCGTCCGCGGAAAGCCGTCGAGGATGAAGCCGCGGGTGGCGTCGGGCTGGCTCAGGCGCTCGGCGATGAGGTCGATGATCACCGCGTCGGGCACCAGCGCCCCCTGATCCATGTAGCGCTTGGCTTCCCGACCCAGCCGCGTGCCCGCCGCCACCGCCTCGCGGAGCATGTCCCCGGTGGCCACGTGGGGTACGCCCCACTCGCGCGCCAACTCGCGCGCCTGCGTGCCCTTGCCCGCGCCGGGGGGGCCCAGGAAGACCAGCCGGATCCTCGCCCCCGCGCCCCCGCCCATCAGCCTCTCCCGAAGGCCCCGGACCGTGACCGGGACCGCTTGAGGAAGCCTTCGTAGTTGCGCATCAACAGATGGGACTCCATCTGGCGCACGGTGTCCAGCGCCACCCCCACCACGATCAGGAGGCTGGTGCCGCCGAAATAGAAGGGGACGTTGAACCAGCGGATGAGGAAGTCGGGCAAGACGGAGATCACGGCCAGGAACAGGGCGCCCGGCAGCGTGATCCGGGTCAGCACGTGGTCGATGTACTCCGCCGTCTTCTTGCCGGGGCGGACGCCCGGGATGAACCC from the Candidatus Methylomirabilota bacterium genome contains:
- the trpE gene encoding anthranilate synthase component I, whose product is MAPTRDEFRALAGQGNLVPVFAELPADLDTPLSAYLRLRPGPYSFLLESVEGGEKWARYSFLGTDPLMILSAKNGQISLQRAGRVERLPDGNPLQALRGLLRQFQPVSVPGLPRFQGGAVGYLAYDMVRHMERLPATAHDDLQLPDAVFMFTDTLLVFDNLRHRLLVIANAHIEDRDDTSLDQAYDRAAVRISMTLAKLQRPTRPPAPFSLAPPGPLLALGEEGFTSTMDEAAFTEAVRRAKEHIAAGDAYQIVVSRRLDCPLTAEPFAVYRALRTINPSPYLFHLRLGRTTIVGSSPEVLVRLEGDRVEMRPIAGTSPRGATEAQDKAIAEALLADPKERAEHVMLVDLGRNDVGRVSVLGSVKVTEFMAIERYSHVMHLVSHVVGQLAPGADALDVLPACFPAGTLTGAPKIRAMEIIDGLEPTQRGPYGGAVGYFSYSGNLDSCITIRTIVCHDNRASVQVGAGIVADSDPKTEWLETCSKARGLVLALRMAGPAARA
- the rpmJ gene encoding 50S ribosomal protein L36, yielding MKVRPSVKARCEHCKVVRRRGVIRIICKNPRHKQRQG
- a CDS encoding dienelactone hydrolase family protein, coding for MAGKMVEFPSNGTKTAGYLATPASGKGPGVLVIQEWWGLVRHVKNVADRFAAEGFTALAPDLYHGKTAAEPDEAGKLFMALNIAQAEKDLRGAAKYLAGQSSTAKLGAVGFCMGGQLALFAATLNPSIGACVNFYGVHPNVKPDYAKLSGPVLGLFAEKDQFVSPSIAKGVDAAIKKAGQQSEIHIYPGVDHAFFNDERADVYDKQAADDAWRRTLAFFRKHLK
- a CDS encoding DNA-directed RNA polymerase subunit alpha, which gives rise to MPRIPFQKPRKVEWEILSERYGRLVAEPFEKGYALTVGNSLRRTLLALVPGAAVSWVKFDGVKAADAKIAGVTESTAEVLLNFKKLAIQVPSGEPRVLRLQINGPRAVTGADVPETDVEIVNAELHLLTLEAGARLSLEIGVGVGRGYEAADRKTAPAPAGAIPLDAAYSPITRVSYNVEMSRLGKITDYEKLVLEIWTNGAVGPEDALERAANYLKSHFSPLTIAAGEEEGEAEGPSGEEYLREALAKTLEELPLPARAINALKNAEIHLVVDLAQKTDADLEQVKNLGEKSIDEIKSALAALGLSLGMRIDPTILGALGRGGVVR
- a CDS encoding hemolysin family protein; protein product: MAEGIVLKLLVLVVLVACSAVLTGAEAAYFSLGRARLKRLTGAQTADVIRSPLIERPHDLLVTLLVGITLINIGAAALAATVAEQVFGRRYGLLAEILGMILLLTTFGEVLPMTLAVKHPERFLALAGGPVAWLERLLMPVRAILGGLTTLTLRMIGRDRTLQPELTEEELRTLVDVGASEGVVEREEREMIHKVFELEDTPVRSIMVPRTDMFCLDVETPVGEILPALRENLHSRVPVYEGSIDVIVGLLYTKDLLPYVDGLPPDFDLRAHLHPPYFVPESKRADVLLQEFLAKKLHLAIVVDEYGGTAGLVTLEDLLEELVGEIADEYDEPERLIQRIDATTYRVAGKLPIDELNAVTGLQISNTSYDTVGGWVLDLFGRVPRKAERAETPELTVTVEKVERTRIVEVLVELHNPAEGEVAA
- the rpsM gene encoding 30S ribosomal protein S13 codes for the protein MARIAGVDLPREKRGEVALTYIYGIGRSAALRVLQQARIDPNKRVKTWTEDEVGRIRDIIEREQKVEGDLRREISMNVKRLMDIGCYRGIRHRKGLPVRGQRTHTNARTRKGPRKGVMVKKKTVAAAPAPTAAAAAPKKAGA
- a CDS encoding hemolysin family protein — its product is MTLLWIAALCLGATMFFSAAEMAFIAANRLRLRHLAEEGNGTAAEYLEAFRHPERVLSTAMIGVTIAHIVASSAATFGLLPVLGGTAPIVVTVALTPLMLVFGEIIPKAIAREWATPLVLKLYRLLTWSAVLLAPFVVFSQTVVAGVLRLFGARQPDTRHFVSREELKALLSMEPGEADVTTQEAEMIDKIFDLGDTTVREVMVPLVEVVMLPETATPRDAIALIQQRGFSRIPVYRQRETNIVGVISAMDLLRRGAEGRRVDELMRQPYYVPETKRIDDLLRELQRGRIHMAIVVDEYGGSTGIVTLEDILEEIVGDIRDEHDRTPASVERLPDGSYWVAGRTNIDELNEALDWTLPKRDYETVAGLVLATLGRIPRRGEQFQVPGYAITVLEADERRVAAVKIAPMRAPSSDTPS
- the infA gene encoding translation initiation factor IF-1 translates to MTKEDAIEVEGTVVEPLPNAMFRVELDNGHRVLAHVSGKMRMNFIRILPGDRVKVELSPYDLTRGRITYRFK
- a CDS encoding aminodeoxychorismate/anthranilate synthase component II codes for the protein MILVIDNYDSFTYNLVQYLGELGAILKVVRNDELDVDGIAILRPERIVISPGPGTPDQAGVSIGVIRRLGSTTPTLGVCLGHQAIGRAFGATVGRAQRQMHGKTSSIEHDGSGVFRELSNPFVATRYHSLVILRDTVPDELEVSAWSEDGEIMGIRHRRHPIEGVQFHPESILTVEGKSLLRNFLDKR
- the rpsK gene encoding 30S ribosomal protein S11, with the protein product MAEQPTKPVARKKGGKKRERREVRTGVAHIQATFNNTIVTMTDKMGNVVSWASAGSAGFKGSRKSTPFAAQTAAEQAARKAMEYGLKSIEVYVKGPGAGREAAIRSLQAVGLEITAIRDVTPIPHDGCRPPKRRRV
- the rpsD gene encoding 30S ribosomal protein S4 — protein: MARYRDAKCRLCRREGMKLFLKGARCFTDKCAIERRNYPPGQHGLNRGKLTPFGVQLREKQKAKRIYGVLEKQFRRYFEWAEREKGATGENLLKLLELRLDNVVHRLGFAASRRESRQMVAHGHFQVNGRKVTVPSYLVKVGDVVELRPTSKHAARVDDNVNAGRGQVPQWLEVQPDGRRGVVRSEPLREDIQIPVSEQLIVELYSK
- the thiL gene encoding thiamine-phosphate kinase → MSPRTAGRLTESSLIRAVRQRAAGGPGVRVGIGDDCAVLEPAAGTLLVATTDLLLEDVHFRRRYAEPADIGWKSVAVNLSDVASMGGRPRWALVALACPTGTSLEEVEAFYAGALALAGEHGVALVGGDTSVSPAGWLVNVTVLGEVTLAPVLRSTARPGDVVAVTGTLGRAAAGLAVLDRAKAPPGAPAEWLADVTGAHLRPRPRVAEGRWLASAGGVTAMIDLSDGLATDLGHIAEESGVGARVEIERLPIAESTRRVARALGDDPLAWATGGGEDYELLLTCEPTAFSRLGEGLERATGARLSRIGEIVADGAVHFVDARGRERPATPGFEHFVAERRRG
- the rplQ gene encoding 50S ribosomal protein L17; translated protein: MRHRRHRYRLGRVTAHRWALLRNLLVALFRHERITTTEAKAKALRPLADQMISLAKRENLHARRQVLAMVPDVEVVGRLFDTIAARFADRPGGYTRIIKNGVRRGDAAPLVFLELVERTEAPQDKGKSKGDKKEKAPKGQAGAPGKRKKKEKAAAASA